A window of Candidatus Firestonebacteria bacterium RIFOXYD2_FULL_39_29 contains these coding sequences:
- a CDS encoding phenylacetate--CoA ligase — protein sequence MIWNPKAECMLPKERELLQLERLQHIVKYAYERIPYYKRSFDAAKVKPSDIKTLKDITKLPFTSKDDLRGAYPFGMFAVPHEEILEIHTSSGTTGRPVVVGYTASDIELWSEVMARALSMAGTTKADWVQNAYGYGLFTGGLGVHYGARKIGANIVPISAGNTKRQLEIIRDFGTTILTCTPSYTLYLAEAAAEEGIDLKKSKLRSGVFGAEMWTEKMREEIEKRLNINALNIYGLTEIIGPGVGQECQEKSGLHLQEDHFFPEIIATDTLQPLAEEQKGEMVLTTLTREGTPMIRFRTKDITALKHGTCKCGRTTLKMDRITGRSDDMMKIRGVIVFPSQIEKALLEIPGIEPHYKIIITRPHQLDELEVQVETSKKMFSDEVRHVEEIKNNIENHIERAIGIRIKVTLVEPKSIQRSEGKARRVFDMRNIK from the coding sequence CTGATCTGGAACCCTAAAGCGGAGTGCATGCTTCCCAAGGAAAGAGAACTTTTACAGCTGGAGCGGTTACAGCATATTGTCAAGTATGCTTATGAAAGAATACCCTATTATAAAAGATCTTTCGATGCCGCAAAAGTAAAGCCGTCGGATATTAAAACTTTAAAAGATATTACAAAGCTCCCCTTTACCTCAAAGGATGACCTTCGTGGTGCCTATCCTTTTGGTATGTTCGCGGTCCCTCATGAAGAAATACTTGAGATACATACCTCCTCAGGCACGACCGGCAGGCCGGTTGTTGTAGGTTACACGGCTTCAGATATTGAGCTCTGGAGCGAGGTTATGGCCAGAGCCCTTTCTATGGCAGGCACAACTAAAGCAGACTGGGTTCAAAATGCTTACGGATACGGATTATTCACCGGAGGCCTGGGGGTGCATTATGGCGCCAGAAAAATCGGGGCAAATATTGTTCCTATATCCGCCGGCAATACGAAAAGACAGCTTGAAATCATCAGGGATTTTGGAACAACCATACTTACATGCACTCCCTCCTACACACTCTATCTCGCTGAGGCAGCAGCTGAAGAAGGTATTGACCTGAAAAAAAGTAAATTAAGATCCGGAGTATTCGGCGCTGAAATGTGGACAGAAAAAATGCGGGAAGAAATTGAAAAACGTTTAAATATAAACGCGCTTAATATTTATGGTTTAACTGAAATAATCGGACCCGGGGTCGGGCAAGAGTGCCAGGAAAAATCAGGTCTTCATTTACAGGAAGATCATTTTTTCCCTGAAATCATTGCAACAGATACTCTTCAGCCCTTAGCTGAGGAACAAAAAGGAGAAATGGTCCTTACCACCTTAACCCGGGAAGGAACCCCAATGATACGTTTCAGGACTAAAGATATAACCGCACTTAAACATGGTACCTGCAAATGCGGAAGAACGACGTTAAAAATGGACAGAATTACCGGCAGGTCAGATGATATGATGAAGATCCGCGGTGTTATTGTCTTCCCTTCTCAAATAGAAAAAGCTTTATTGGAAATACCCGGGATAGAGCCGCACTATAAGATCATTATAACAAGACCACATCAGCTGGATGAACTCGAAGTGCAGGTGGAAACATCGAAAAAGATGTTCTCCGATGAGGTAAGGCACGTCGAAGAAATAAAGAACAACATCGAAAATCATATAGAACGGGCTATAGGGATCAGGATCAAGGTAACTCTTGTTGAGCCAAAATCAATACAAAGAAGCGAAGGCAAAGCACGGCGCGTATTTGATATGCGCAATATCAAATAG
- a CDS encoding acetolactate synthase, whose protein sequence is MQVKQVSIFLENKKGRLLDALKAIARAKINIRALSIADTKDYGILRMIVSDVVRAKAALEATGFTVKETEVIAIAVNDQPGGLAKILEVLNNAGLNVEYVYAFAEKHENDAIVVLRTENIELGIKTLTNAKVKILEAKKVYSL, encoded by the coding sequence ATGCAGGTTAAACAGGTATCCATATTTTTAGAGAACAAAAAGGGACGGCTTCTTGATGCTTTGAAGGCTATTGCAAGGGCCAAGATAAACATTAGGGCTCTTTCAATTGCGGATACTAAAGACTATGGTATTCTTCGAATGATCGTTTCAGACGTAGTCAGGGCGAAAGCAGCGCTGGAAGCAACCGGTTTTACGGTCAAAGAAACAGAAGTAATAGCAATAGCTGTAAATGACCAACCGGGTGGTTTGGCAAAGATACTTGAAGTTTTAAATAACGCCGGTTTAAATGTGGAATACGTCTATGCCTTTGCGGAAAAGCATGAAAATGACGCGATAGTAGTGCTCCGGACAGAAAACATCGAACTGGGCATTAAAACACTAACCAACGCCAAAGTTAAGATACTGGAAGCGAAGAAGGTGTATTCCTTATAA
- a CDS encoding indolepyruvate oxidoreductase produces MARKKELMTGNEAIARGAMEAGISYAGSYPGTPATEILEYLAKNFKGRAEWSVNEKVAYETALGASYTGRRAIVSMKHVGLNVAADPLMTSAYLGNKGGFVVVVADDPGAYSSQNEQDTRIFARFAKIALFEPSDSQEAKDFILAAFDLSEKYKMPVMLRSLTKLSHSSSPVMKGEIREENKLALKKDPAQLIAVPSNVVRLHKALVEKQKGLGVDGAVYNSVFKDKQKKGIIACGIAYNYAMEYAGDFAVLKVSFYPLEEKLVKDFVSGLDEVIVLEEGEPVVEETARKFHKNVKGKISGEINRVGEVGPDALGFYLKKRTAPAVTGTPRRPPVLCPGCGHRELYKALKAADPVFTAGDIGCYTLGCNPPLEALDSCLCMGASISKAAGIASQGIKRVACVIGDSTFMHMGIPALISAVYNRANITVLILDNSSTAMTGHQPTPLIGVTAKGHESPKVILEDLCKASGVTSVTVIDPINIKATTELIKGKLNQEDGVNVIIARRPCVLTKKRSS; encoded by the coding sequence ATGGCTCGGAAGAAAGAATTAATGACGGGAAATGAGGCAATTGCCAGGGGTGCAATGGAAGCGGGTATTTCCTATGCGGGAAGTTACCCGGGTACTCCGGCTACGGAGATCCTCGAATATCTGGCTAAGAACTTTAAAGGCCGCGCGGAATGGTCGGTTAATGAAAAAGTCGCCTATGAAACGGCGCTGGGTGCTTCCTATACGGGCAGAAGAGCGATAGTTTCCATGAAGCATGTGGGACTGAACGTTGCTGCGGATCCTTTAATGACTTCAGCTTACCTGGGAAATAAAGGAGGTTTTGTTGTTGTGGTTGCCGATGATCCGGGCGCTTATTCCTCACAGAATGAACAGGATACCAGGATCTTTGCCCGTTTTGCAAAAATAGCGCTTTTTGAACCTTCAGACTCCCAGGAAGCAAAGGACTTTATATTAGCGGCTTTTGATCTTTCGGAAAAATATAAGATGCCTGTGATGCTTCGAAGTCTGACAAAACTTTCGCATTCTTCATCTCCTGTGATGAAAGGGGAGATCAGGGAGGAAAATAAACTTGCGCTTAAAAAAGATCCCGCTCAACTCATTGCGGTACCGTCTAATGTCGTGCGTTTGCATAAAGCTTTAGTGGAAAAACAGAAAGGCTTAGGGGTTGACGGCGCGGTTTATAACAGTGTTTTTAAGGATAAACAGAAAAAGGGAATTATAGCCTGTGGCATTGCGTACAACTATGCCATGGAATATGCCGGAGATTTTGCAGTATTAAAAGTTTCTTTTTACCCGTTAGAGGAAAAGCTGGTGAAAGATTTTGTCTCAGGTCTTGACGAAGTGATAGTTCTTGAAGAGGGTGAGCCGGTGGTGGAAGAGACCGCCAGGAAATTCCATAAGAATGTTAAAGGGAAAATTTCAGGTGAAATAAACCGGGTGGGAGAAGTGGGACCCGATGCTCTGGGCTTTTATTTAAAAAAACGGACGGCTCCTGCAGTGACCGGAACTCCCAGGCGTCCTCCTGTACTTTGTCCTGGCTGCGGGCATAGAGAGCTCTATAAAGCTTTAAAAGCGGCTGACCCTGTTTTCACTGCCGGAGATATCGGTTGTTATACCCTGGGCTGTAATCCGCCTTTAGAAGCTTTGGATTCCTGTCTTTGTATGGGCGCAAGCATATCGAAAGCTGCAGGTATTGCAAGTCAGGGAATAAAAAGAGTTGCCTGTGTTATCGGTGATTCAACGTTTATGCATATGGGAATTCCTGCTTTGATCAGTGCGGTTTATAACCGGGCAAATATAACGGTTTTAATACTGGATAATTCTTCGACGGCAATGACAGGTCATCAACCCACACCGCTCATAGGTGTTACGGCTAAAGGGCATGAATCACCTAAAGTTATACTTGAAGATCTCTGTAAAGCAAGCGGCGTAACTTCTGTTACCGTTATTGACCCCATTAATATCAAAGCAACCACGGAGTTAATAAAAGGAAAGTTGAATCAAGAGGATGGGGTGAATGTGATAATCGCAAGAAGACCGTGTGTGCTAACAAAAAAAAGAAGTTCATAA